The proteins below come from a single Gimesia alba genomic window:
- a CDS encoding P-II family nitrogen regulator gives MKKIQAIIRHYKLEEVKNAISEIGISGMTVSEVRGFGRQRGHKETYRGNEYIVDFLPKVKVEIVVQDDMVPKVIETITQIARTGQIGDGKIFITDLDEVIRIRTGETGAEAV, from the coding sequence ATGAAAAAAATTCAGGCAATCATACGACACTACAAACTGGAAGAAGTCAAAAACGCGATTTCGGAAATCGGTATCAGTGGTATGACTGTCAGTGAAGTACGTGGCTTTGGTCGTCAACGCGGCCACAAAGAGACTTACCGGGGCAACGAATACATCGTCGACTTTCTCCCTAAGGTGAAAGTCGAAATTGTTGTTCAGGACGATATGGTCCCCAAAGTGATTGAAACAATCACTCAGATTGCACGGACCGGCCAGATTGGCGATGGGAAAATCTTTATTACCGATCTGGATGAAGTCATTCGAATCCGCACGGGCGAAACCGGAGCAGAAGCAGTCTGA
- a CDS encoding flagellar biosynthesis anti-sigma factor FlgM — MDVNGTSSISGSLPINKQISPSNTNTNKTPASKPISSPQDELEISSAGRMLDEMTNDSEMRAERLAQIKAAIDDGTYETDEKLDAALSRLLDQFSDSE, encoded by the coding sequence ATGGATGTTAACGGCACAAGTTCTATTTCCGGATCACTGCCTATTAATAAGCAGATCAGTCCGAGTAACACCAACACCAATAAGACGCCTGCCTCGAAACCGATCTCTTCACCGCAAGATGAATTAGAGATCTCGTCCGCAGGGCGTATGCTGGATGAAATGACGAACGACTCTGAAATGCGAGCAGAACGGTTAGCACAAATCAAGGCAGCCATTGATGATGGTACTTACGAGACCGACGAAAAGCTGGATGCCGCTTTAAGTCGCCTGCTGGATCAATTCAGCGACTCCGAGTAA
- the ltaE gene encoding low-specificity L-threonine aldolase, with the protein MDPHSPAYIDLRSDTKTKPTQEMLQAMMTAELGDDMNGEDPTVNRLEAMICDMLGKEAAVFACSGTQSNQMGLRSHCLPGDELLIHELGHIAMFEGGGPAILSGVSCRTLTGEKGMLNLDTLRGKIRADDQHLCRTRLLCVENTTNAGGGHYYPLDQLNEICDWAHENGLKTHMDGARIFNATVAAGYSIKDVCAPLDTISICFSKGLGCPMGSILAGSKEEIAKARRSRKVFGGALRQAGIVAAACVYALENNIERLQQDHDNARFLAEQLAPIEGITTNPTETETNLVFFDIHPELGNAVQLSKALHEVGVGIGAMGHTRLRACTHLDISREQIEQVPGAVRDVLKAGLDRYQGIATGPYARG; encoded by the coding sequence GTGGATCCTCACAGCCCTGCCTATATCGATCTCCGTAGCGATACCAAAACCAAGCCAACCCAGGAAATGCTACAGGCCATGATGACCGCCGAGCTGGGCGATGACATGAACGGAGAAGATCCCACCGTGAATCGTCTGGAAGCGATGATCTGTGATATGCTGGGGAAAGAGGCGGCTGTCTTTGCCTGTTCGGGCACGCAATCCAATCAGATGGGGCTCAGATCGCACTGCCTTCCCGGAGATGAATTACTGATTCACGAACTGGGGCACATTGCGATGTTTGAAGGTGGTGGCCCCGCCATCTTGAGTGGCGTCAGCTGCCGTACCCTGACCGGCGAGAAAGGCATGCTGAATCTGGACACACTACGTGGAAAGATTCGCGCCGATGACCAGCACCTGTGTCGCACCCGGCTATTATGCGTCGAAAATACAACAAACGCCGGCGGCGGTCACTATTACCCGCTCGATCAACTCAACGAAATTTGTGACTGGGCTCACGAAAACGGTTTGAAAACACACATGGACGGTGCGCGGATCTTCAATGCGACTGTCGCCGCCGGGTACTCGATCAAGGATGTCTGCGCCCCCCTCGATACGATCTCAATCTGCTTTTCCAAAGGCCTGGGTTGTCCCATGGGATCGATTCTGGCGGGCTCGAAAGAAGAGATCGCGAAAGCACGCCGCTCGCGCAAAGTCTTCGGCGGTGCCCTCCGGCAAGCAGGGATTGTCGCCGCTGCCTGTGTCTATGCACTGGAAAACAATATTGAACGTTTGCAGCAGGACCACGACAACGCCCGCTTCCTCGCCGAGCAACTGGCGCCGATTGAAGGCATCACGACAAATCCCACGGAAACGGAAACCAATCTGGTCTTCTTTGATATCCACCCTGAACTGGGTAACGCCGTGCAACTATCGAAAGCCCTGCACGAGGTTGGAGTCGGCATTGGCGCGATGGGACACACCCGGCTCCGCGCCTGTACTCATTTGGATATCAGTCGGGAACAGATCGAACAGGTTCCCGGAGCGGTACGCGACGTTCTGAAAGCGGGCCTCGATCGCTATCAGGGCATCGCCACAGGGCCTTACGCACGCGGATAA
- a CDS encoding ammonium transporter produces MAWMMVSSALVLMMTAPGLALFYGGLVRKKNILGVMMQCVFLMGLMSVIWALWGYSLAFGSDILGGFVGGFDHVLLKGIIPTWENGAVVVPDNGAIPTSLFMVFQMMFFIITPALICGAFAERMKFSSMVVFSVLWGTLIYCPIAHWVWSDTGWLCEWNEGAAFPAFDFAGGTVVHISSGFSALVCAILLGKRLGYGQEPMPPHNLTYTFIGATMLWVGWFGFNAGSAGGANAAAVNAFVATHLAAAAGVLAWAAAEWFYNGKPSILGACSGAVAGLVCITPACGTVTPLSGIILGLIAGFACYFACTTLKSKFKYDDSLDAFGVHGVGGTVGAILTGVFATKAITGDAEGSGLLEGNTQQFINQLVSVGAAIVISVIGTIIILKVIDLTMGLRVSKDGEIQGLDLSQHGEEGYIFL; encoded by the coding sequence ATGGCCTGGATGATGGTCTCATCCGCCTTGGTTTTGATGATGACCGCCCCGGGACTGGCACTGTTTTATGGGGGACTGGTTCGGAAAAAGAACATTCTCGGCGTCATGATGCAATGTGTGTTCCTGATGGGACTCATGTCTGTCATCTGGGCACTCTGGGGCTATAGCCTTGCCTTCGGATCAGACATTCTCGGTGGTTTTGTAGGTGGTTTTGATCATGTCCTGTTAAAAGGGATCATCCCGACCTGGGAAAATGGTGCGGTCGTTGTCCCTGACAATGGTGCGATTCCGACCTCACTGTTTATGGTCTTCCAGATGATGTTTTTCATCATTACTCCCGCTCTGATCTGTGGAGCATTTGCGGAACGCATGAAATTCAGTTCGATGGTCGTGTTCTCAGTTCTCTGGGGAACCTTGATTTACTGCCCTATCGCACATTGGGTCTGGTCAGATACCGGCTGGTTGTGTGAATGGAATGAAGGTGCGGCTTTCCCCGCCTTCGACTTCGCTGGCGGAACTGTTGTACATATCAGTTCCGGATTCTCTGCTTTGGTTTGTGCCATTTTACTGGGAAAACGACTGGGATATGGCCAGGAACCAATGCCACCCCACAATTTGACCTATACTTTCATCGGCGCGACAATGCTCTGGGTCGGCTGGTTTGGCTTCAACGCGGGTAGTGCCGGTGGTGCGAATGCAGCCGCCGTCAATGCGTTTGTCGCCACACATCTGGCTGCCGCCGCGGGAGTTCTCGCCTGGGCTGCTGCCGAGTGGTTTTATAACGGGAAACCGAGTATTCTGGGTGCTTGTTCTGGTGCGGTCGCAGGTCTGGTCTGCATCACCCCCGCCTGTGGGACCGTGACTCCTTTATCAGGAATTATTTTAGGTCTGATTGCCGGGTTTGCCTGCTATTTTGCCTGTACTACTCTGAAATCAAAATTCAAATACGATGACTCGCTGGATGCCTTTGGCGTACATGGCGTAGGGGGAACCGTGGGAGCCATCCTCACGGGGGTCTTTGCGACCAAAGCGATCACCGGAGATGCGGAAGGATCCGGTTTACTGGAAGGCAATACGCAACAGTTCATCAATCAACTGGTGAGCGTTGGTGCGGCGATTGTGATTTCCGTGATCGGCACCATCATCATCCTGAAGGTGATCGACTTAACAATGGGCCTGCGGGTCAGTAAAGATGGTGAAATTCAGGGTCTTGACCTGAGTCAGCATGGTGAAGAAGGATACATTTTCCTATAA
- a CDS encoding type II and III secretion system protein family protein — MSINASWKRRTMLALACGVAVTATPLAAQVPPAPPVPGKIKSTKFTSGAANKNKPVVSTKTKEKVHQLVDRIYESEVELSVQQRHSKILKMKMDVFRVAIADPSKIEVVAFGAQEVEVIGKETGTTTMTLWLGEEANPQILSVQVKVEGDNSIEDLRRMEYGEFQRMINEFFPNSKIQLIPFADKLIVRGQARDEQEATQIISIIRARSGSSGNNGGIGNGSLFAEGQAADPFPDGAVLPEATVIDMMKVPGEKQVMLKVRIAQIDRSAARTASTDLIVNSGEFGFSQIFTGVAQQLAGGGTGLVTASLNSKHVDLFISALAQNGYAKILAEPNLVTISGRAANFISGGEFAVPTVVGVGGAQAATTTFKGFGTQLTFLPTVLDKDRIRLQVTPTFSTVNPALSVNGILGVDTQSVSTTVDLREGQVLAIAGLIQEQQRGDLNRVPFIGDIPLVGTLFSNKAVSRDETELIVLISPELVHPMEPEDAPTVLPGMEVTEPGDVDFFFMNNIEGKPDVHHRSTVWYMQKKRIHQQQKDYIHQTKSDKYYINGDYGFSD, encoded by the coding sequence ATGTCTATAAACGCCTCATGGAAAAGACGCACAATGCTGGCACTCGCCTGCGGTGTTGCTGTTACAGCGACACCACTTGCTGCACAGGTACCACCAGCTCCTCCTGTTCCAGGAAAAATTAAATCAACCAAATTTACTTCTGGGGCAGCAAACAAGAACAAACCAGTTGTAAGCACCAAAACAAAAGAAAAAGTTCATCAACTCGTTGATCGAATTTATGAATCCGAAGTGGAATTAAGTGTCCAACAACGGCATTCAAAAATTCTGAAAATGAAAATGGACGTCTTCCGCGTAGCGATTGCTGACCCTTCTAAAATCGAAGTTGTCGCTTTCGGGGCACAAGAAGTTGAAGTGATCGGTAAAGAAACCGGCACCACAACCATGACTCTCTGGCTGGGTGAAGAAGCAAACCCCCAGATCTTGAGTGTGCAAGTCAAAGTGGAAGGTGACAACTCTATCGAAGATTTACGCCGTATGGAATATGGCGAATTCCAGAGAATGATCAACGAGTTCTTCCCCAACAGCAAAATTCAGTTAATTCCTTTTGCGGATAAACTGATCGTGCGTGGCCAGGCTCGTGACGAGCAGGAAGCAACCCAAATCATCAGCATCATCCGAGCCCGCTCTGGATCTAGCGGAAACAATGGCGGGATTGGAAATGGGTCATTATTCGCAGAAGGTCAGGCTGCAGATCCCTTTCCTGATGGTGCGGTACTGCCTGAAGCAACTGTCATCGACATGATGAAAGTTCCAGGCGAAAAACAAGTCATGCTGAAAGTTCGCATTGCTCAAATTGACCGCTCTGCCGCACGGACTGCCAGTACAGACTTAATTGTCAACTCTGGAGAATTTGGTTTCAGCCAGATCTTCACCGGAGTCGCACAACAGTTGGCAGGTGGTGGAACTGGTCTGGTCACAGCATCTTTAAACAGTAAACATGTCGACCTGTTCATCTCAGCTCTCGCTCAAAATGGTTATGCGAAAATTTTGGCAGAACCCAACCTGGTTACCATCAGTGGCCGTGCTGCAAACTTCATCTCCGGTGGTGAGTTCGCAGTTCCGACCGTCGTAGGAGTTGGCGGTGCTCAAGCAGCCACCACAACCTTCAAAGGCTTTGGTACTCAATTAACGTTCCTGCCAACCGTGCTTGATAAAGATCGAATTCGATTACAAGTCACTCCGACATTCAGTACCGTCAACCCGGCTCTGTCGGTTAACGGAATTCTGGGTGTGGATACGCAATCGGTCAGCACCACAGTTGATTTACGAGAAGGACAAGTTCTGGCAATCGCCGGTTTGATTCAAGAACAACAGCGTGGAGATTTAAACCGGGTTCCCTTCATTGGAGACATTCCTCTGGTAGGCACTCTGTTCTCCAACAAAGCTGTCTCTCGGGACGAAACAGAACTGATTGTTTTAATCAGCCCTGAACTGGTTCATCCAATGGAACCGGAAGATGCTCCGACTGTATTGCCTGGTATGGAAGTAACCGAACCTGGTGATGTGGACTTCTTCTTCATGAATAATATTGAAGGCAAGCCGGATGTGCATCACAGAAGCACCGTCTGGTACATGCAGAAAAAACGTATTCATCAACAGCAAAAAGATTATATTCATCAGACCAAATCTGACAAATACTATATCAATGGCGACTACGGTTTCTCTGACTAA
- a CDS encoding Fur family transcriptional regulator: MLNFESLEIAVSPTEKFREYLATKGMRLTQERELIVTEVFSSHEHFDADQLVDRMSAQKTGRRVSRSTVYRTLGWLEDAGLLRKVARTNDRDVYEHDYGYPQHDHFICKSCGELFEFQNDDIAEILQKLADQINFRMNEHRLEVYGICDECSRPPQRRHKKLDLI; the protein is encoded by the coding sequence GTGCTCAATTTTGAAAGCCTGGAAATCGCTGTTTCTCCCACGGAGAAATTCAGAGAGTACCTGGCCACAAAAGGAATGAGATTAACTCAGGAACGTGAGTTGATTGTAACTGAAGTCTTCTCTTCCCACGAACACTTTGATGCCGACCAGTTGGTCGACCGGATGTCCGCGCAAAAAACGGGACGTCGCGTCAGCCGCTCCACCGTCTATCGCACGCTGGGTTGGCTCGAAGATGCCGGCCTGTTGAGAAAAGTGGCGCGAACAAACGACCGAGACGTTTACGAACACGATTACGGCTATCCGCAACACGATCATTTCATCTGCAAAAGTTGCGGGGAACTGTTTGAATTTCAGAATGACGATATTGCGGAAATTCTGCAAAAGCTCGCGGATCAAATCAATTTCCGCATGAACGAGCATCGCCTGGAAGTGTATGGCATCTGCGACGAATGTTCGCGACCTCCCCAGCGGCGTCACAAAAAGCTGGACCTGATCTGA
- a CDS encoding type I phosphomannose isomerase catalytic subunit has translation MSLQEVQSTATLLPLEFAPLLKRTRWGGERLGTQLHKLIGVEGDYGESWELSDHPQAPTPIAGGEYAGWTLSQLIQKNPEALYGTGKYYSTFPLLIKFIDATDRLSLQVHPGDTQQERFDASRSGKSEAWVILDAVEGSCIYAGLKPGVTETQLRQHLEQGIVEECLHSYPVQKGDCVYIPSGTLHAIGEGVLLAEVQQTSDVTYRLFDWNRLDQLGNPRPLHITKAFESIDFERGPVDLLQPRVQSAGTHQIEDLLESEYFTIRRHHSPSSFPLKSLNQPQILVVLEGSGQLDCSAETYELFQGKTLLIPASASDCQIHVDDEITFLEVVPT, from the coding sequence ATGTCATTGCAAGAAGTCCAATCGACGGCCACATTATTGCCACTGGAGTTTGCGCCATTACTAAAGCGCACTCGGTGGGGCGGGGAGCGTCTGGGCACGCAACTGCATAAGTTGATTGGAGTTGAGGGGGATTACGGAGAGAGTTGGGAGTTGTCAGACCATCCCCAGGCACCCACTCCGATTGCCGGTGGTGAGTATGCTGGCTGGACCCTTTCACAACTGATTCAGAAAAATCCGGAAGCCCTGTATGGAACGGGGAAGTATTATTCGACCTTTCCGCTATTAATCAAGTTTATCGATGCGACGGATCGTCTTTCGCTGCAGGTGCATCCTGGTGATACTCAGCAGGAGAGGTTCGATGCGAGCCGATCTGGAAAGTCGGAAGCCTGGGTGATTCTCGATGCTGTGGAAGGCAGCTGTATTTATGCGGGGTTAAAGCCAGGTGTGACGGAAACGCAGCTTAGACAACATCTGGAACAGGGGATTGTCGAAGAGTGTTTACACAGTTATCCCGTTCAGAAAGGGGATTGTGTTTACATTCCCTCAGGGACTTTGCATGCGATTGGTGAGGGAGTCCTGCTAGCGGAAGTCCAGCAAACCAGTGATGTTACCTATCGTCTGTTTGACTGGAATCGCCTGGATCAGTTGGGAAATCCGCGTCCCTTACATATTACAAAAGCCTTCGAGAGTATTGACTTTGAACGAGGCCCCGTTGATCTGCTTCAACCGCGGGTCCAGTCCGCAGGCACGCATCAGATTGAAGATCTACTGGAGTCTGAGTATTTTACAATCCGACGCCATCACTCCCCAAGTTCGTTCCCTCTTAAATCCTTGAATCAACCGCAGATCCTGGTTGTGCTGGAAGGATCAGGGCAGTTAGACTGCAGTGCGGAAACCTATGAATTATTCCAGGGAAAGACCCTGTTGATACCGGCGTCAGCCTCTGATTGTCAGATTCACGTTGATGACGAAATCACATTTCTGGAAGTCGTGCCAACTTAA
- the glnD gene encoding [protein-PII] uridylyltransferase, translating into MMSQPSPPCSTQQFVVYRNQVEQARQRGQELLRTGASGLQIATAIAESIEQLILQIIQDHLQQLPEAQQKLLMQNSAILVIGGSGRGLMAPYSDVDLLFLYRNQIVNEFSEFVGNVVRSCWDAGLKLGHSVRTIVDSVKMARTEPEFATAMIEARSIWGDEHLSEQLVRSFYRHVILFRRRIFFEQCVAARWEERKQHGGAVMQLEPDIKRSPGGLRDIHLLRWVGFARYGTANLDMLRLDGRITSRDVRTLKNARDYLLKVRIQLHYEAGRQQDLFTKDTQLWMAEQRQIQGTNGQRPVELLMQEYFRHSKAVAEITERFIKAHRPQPFLSRVYDFLMTHRSDSILKIVPDHLDVVPKYRGQVCSSLEEILRLFDTASLYGISIAPDLLDAIRESALKLPSALTNRSIDLFRDILARSNSLGPTLRIMFETGILNILIPYMKHAYCLLQFNQYHSYTVDEHTFRAIEASETFADDDSALGSSYRNIEKKDILNLSILLHDIGKGYGEDHSKVGAMIAAETAIRMGLKEEEKNLLVFLVLEHLTMAHLAFRRDISDPDILFAFSQKVGSPEKLRMLYVLTAADITAVGPGVFTDWKSELLADLYERTMLLLGGKHSRYHRDQRLARVKQRVRSHLNLPQVPEHEESTDTWFTELFNSFSPHYLLVSSSKRIAADIEILRDLPADQIVVEGEFEPETSTVNYHVIAPAMYSQSCFHRMVSVFTAKRMEIVSAHITTSVSGGGVDSFHVIDNDFSKKVPRSRIDKIEEEIRKAVSGESDAKTMFLNNQRFQESASLSGEFDLGRVEIDNQSSKRCTIIDVIAHDRTGLLYIVSRAISRMGLSVVMAKISTHLDQVVDVFYVLDEHDRKIEDGDRLQEIKQQLETTLHDFELEGYKRYQRV; encoded by the coding sequence ATGATGTCACAGCCTTCTCCGCCCTGCTCTACACAACAATTTGTTGTCTACCGCAATCAGGTGGAGCAAGCCCGACAACGGGGGCAGGAACTGCTGCGCACTGGCGCCAGTGGTTTGCAGATCGCAACGGCGATTGCTGAATCCATCGAACAATTGATCCTGCAAATCATTCAGGATCACCTGCAACAGCTTCCTGAAGCACAACAGAAATTGCTGATGCAGAACAGCGCGATCCTTGTCATCGGCGGTTCCGGACGCGGTTTAATGGCACCTTATTCCGATGTCGATCTGCTGTTCCTCTATCGCAATCAAATCGTCAATGAATTCTCGGAGTTTGTCGGGAACGTGGTCCGTAGCTGCTGGGATGCCGGCTTAAAACTGGGACACAGTGTGAGAACCATTGTGGATTCGGTCAAGATGGCACGCACCGAACCCGAGTTCGCCACCGCGATGATTGAAGCCCGCTCGATCTGGGGAGACGAGCACCTCTCTGAACAACTTGTACGCTCTTTTTATCGGCACGTGATTTTATTTCGCAGGCGCATCTTTTTTGAGCAATGTGTGGCAGCGCGCTGGGAAGAGCGCAAGCAGCACGGCGGCGCCGTGATGCAGCTGGAACCCGACATCAAACGTTCGCCGGGCGGCCTGCGCGATATCCACCTGTTGCGCTGGGTTGGCTTCGCCCGTTATGGAACCGCGAACCTGGACATGTTACGTCTGGATGGCCGGATCACCAGTCGCGATGTCCGCACGTTGAAAAATGCGCGAGACTACCTGCTCAAAGTTCGGATTCAACTACATTATGAAGCGGGCCGGCAACAGGACCTGTTTACCAAAGACACACAACTCTGGATGGCGGAACAACGCCAGATTCAAGGCACGAACGGGCAACGCCCCGTGGAACTGCTGATGCAGGAATACTTCCGTCACAGTAAAGCCGTCGCGGAGATTACCGAACGCTTTATCAAAGCACATCGGCCGCAGCCATTTTTGTCGCGGGTCTACGACTTTCTCATGACCCACCGTTCCGATTCCATTCTCAAGATTGTTCCCGATCATCTGGATGTGGTTCCTAAATACCGGGGCCAAGTCTGCAGCAGTCTGGAAGAAATCCTCAGACTATTCGATACCGCTTCACTGTATGGGATTTCGATTGCCCCGGATTTGCTCGATGCCATCCGCGAGTCCGCCTTGAAGCTGCCTTCCGCACTGACCAACCGGTCCATCGATCTCTTTCGCGACATCCTTGCTCGGAGTAACAGCCTGGGCCCCACCTTGAGAATCATGTTTGAAACAGGGATCTTGAATATTCTGATCCCCTATATGAAACACGCCTACTGTCTGCTTCAGTTCAATCAGTACCACAGCTACACCGTCGACGAACACACTTTTCGTGCTATTGAAGCATCCGAAACTTTTGCCGACGATGACTCTGCGTTGGGGAGTTCTTATCGGAATATCGAAAAGAAAGACATTCTGAACCTGTCCATCCTGTTACACGATATCGGGAAAGGCTACGGAGAAGACCATAGTAAAGTCGGTGCGATGATTGCCGCCGAAACCGCGATTCGCATGGGCCTGAAAGAGGAAGAGAAGAATCTACTGGTGTTCCTGGTCCTGGAGCATCTCACGATGGCGCATCTGGCATTTCGCCGCGACATCTCGGATCCTGACATCCTGTTCGCCTTCAGTCAGAAAGTCGGCAGCCCCGAAAAATTACGCATGCTGTACGTGTTGACCGCCGCCGATATTACCGCCGTCGGTCCCGGCGTGTTCACCGACTGGAAATCGGAGCTGCTGGCAGACCTCTATGAGCGCACCATGTTATTACTCGGCGGGAAACATTCCCGCTATCACCGGGACCAGCGATTGGCCCGCGTCAAACAACGCGTGCGCAGCCATCTCAATCTCCCGCAAGTTCCAGAGCATGAGGAAAGCACAGACACGTGGTTTACTGAATTGTTCAATTCGTTTTCGCCGCATTATCTGCTGGTTTCTTCTTCCAAACGGATCGCCGCGGATATCGAAATCCTGCGCGATCTTCCCGCTGATCAGATTGTCGTCGAGGGCGAATTTGAACCCGAGACCAGCACCGTAAATTATCATGTGATTGCACCGGCAATGTACTCGCAATCCTGCTTCCACCGGATGGTCAGTGTCTTCACCGCCAAACGCATGGAGATCGTCTCCGCCCATATTACCACCAGCGTTTCCGGCGGCGGCGTCGACAGTTTCCATGTGATCGATAACGATTTTTCGAAAAAGGTTCCTCGCAGCCGCATCGATAAGATTGAAGAAGAAATCAGAAAAGCGGTCAGCGGCGAAAGTGATGCCAAAACCATGTTTTTAAACAATCAGCGTTTTCAGGAATCAGCCAGCCTGAGTGGAGAGTTCGATCTGGGCCGCGTGGAAATCGATAACCAGTCTTCCAAACGTTGCACGATTATCGATGTCATTGCGCATGACCGTACGGGCTTGCTCTATATCGTCTCGCGCGCGATCAGCCGCATGGGGCTCTCTGTCGTCATGGCGAAAATCTCAACACACCTTGACCAGGTTGTGGATGTGTTTTACGTGCTTGACGAACACGACCGAAAAATCGAAGACGGTGACCGCCTGCAGGAAATCAAACAGCAGCTCGAAACCACGTTGCATGATTTTGAACTGGAAGGCTACAAACGGTATCAACGCGTCTGA
- a CDS encoding prepilin peptidase: MVYFQVKHLNSVLPPGYELLVPCGILFLLGAIVGQGINAWVRRMSLKPVIQPLSRCQACGARISRWKLIPVLRWIPLQNRCAACSKPLPRSEVFLEVMTGVLFAFYYFMVVQLRCLEIPSVIPPEGMFEWRLLYHYILLTLLVAATSIDFREYLIPDQITMPGMVIGVVGATVAGQLQIVHFWVDWNQAIPGLSGPYIPDWIKAHSHWHGLTWSLAGLITGAGLTWGLRLVSSGLLGQEALGLGDVTMMAMVGSFLGWQPILPILLLAPLCGLLIGFLSRAATGKTYLPYGPYLCAATLIVLMGWRWIWLAEWPATIPGAPPVFSIRKLYGDATGLAMLGGIALGALILMLLLLRIYRAIPIKRR, from the coding sequence ATGGTTTACTTTCAAGTTAAACATTTGAATAGTGTTCTGCCTCCGGGATACGAACTCCTGGTGCCTTGTGGAATTTTATTTCTGCTGGGAGCAATTGTGGGGCAGGGGATTAATGCCTGGGTGAGGCGGATGTCGCTCAAGCCGGTCATTCAGCCTCTCTCGCGCTGTCAGGCATGTGGTGCGCGCATTTCACGCTGGAAGCTGATCCCTGTGTTACGCTGGATTCCGCTACAGAATCGCTGCGCTGCATGTTCGAAACCTCTCCCTCGCTCAGAGGTTTTCCTGGAAGTAATGACCGGGGTGTTGTTTGCGTTTTATTATTTTATGGTCGTCCAACTCCGTTGTCTGGAGATCCCCTCGGTCATTCCTCCCGAAGGAATGTTTGAATGGCGATTGCTCTATCACTATATCTTACTGACATTGCTGGTGGCAGCGACCAGTATCGACTTTCGCGAGTATCTGATTCCCGATCAGATTACGATGCCCGGTATGGTCATCGGCGTGGTGGGAGCAACGGTAGCAGGGCAACTGCAGATTGTTCATTTCTGGGTCGATTGGAATCAGGCGATTCCCGGTTTATCAGGACCTTATATTCCCGACTGGATCAAAGCACATTCGCATTGGCACGGTTTGACCTGGAGCCTGGCTGGTCTGATTACCGGTGCCGGACTGACTTGGGGGTTGCGGCTGGTTTCTTCTGGTTTGCTCGGGCAGGAAGCCTTAGGGCTGGGTGATGTGACAATGATGGCGATGGTGGGGAGCTTTTTGGGTTGGCAACCGATTTTGCCGATTCTGTTACTGGCACCCTTGTGTGGGTTGCTGATCGGCTTCCTCAGTCGTGCAGCGACAGGGAAAACCTATTTGCCGTACGGTCCTTATTTGTGTGCCGCGACGTTGATCGTATTGATGGGCTGGCGCTGGATCTGGCTGGCAGAATGGCCGGCGACGATTCCCGGGGCACCCCCTGTCTTCTCGATTCGAAAATTATATGGGGATGCGACAGGGCTCGCCATGCTGGGCGGTATCGCGCTGGGGGCGTTGATTCTGATGCTGCTGTTGCTGCGAATCTACCGGGCCATTCCCATTAAACGACGCTAA
- a CDS encoding Fur family transcriptional regulator — MLDLNSLGIAMSPVEKFREYMETKGMRLTLERELIVNEIFSSSEQFDADQLVERMSDQGVGRRVSRSTVYRTIGWLEEAGLLRKVGRENDHDIYQPESE, encoded by the coding sequence GTGCTCGACTTGAATAGTCTGGGGATCGCGATGTCTCCTGTTGAGAAATTCAGAGAGTACATGGAGACGAAGGGGATGAGATTAACTCTGGAACGAGAGTTAATCGTGAATGAAATATTCTCTTCTTCCGAACAGTTTGACGCAGACCAACTGGTTGAGCGAATGTCAGATCAAGGCGTCGGGCGTCGCGTGAGTCGCTCGACGGTCTACCGCACAATTGGTTGGTTGGAAGAGGCCGGTCTGCTGCGAAAAGTGGGACGTGAAAACGACCACGATATTTATCAACCTGAATCAGAATAA
- a CDS encoding P-II family nitrogen regulator, with product MKKVEAVIRHFKLEEVKDALTEIGVQGMTVSEVRGFGRQKGHKEQYRGAEYTVDFLPKAKMEVIVPDDQVKSVVDTILESARTGQIGDGKIFVMPVEDIIRIRTGESGDTAL from the coding sequence ATGAAAAAAGTGGAAGCTGTCATCAGACATTTCAAACTGGAAGAAGTCAAAGATGCTCTGACAGAAATTGGTGTACAAGGTATGACGGTCTCAGAAGTCCGTGGTTTTGGGCGCCAAAAAGGCCATAAGGAACAATATCGTGGTGCTGAATACACGGTTGATTTTCTACCCAAAGCCAAGATGGAAGTGATCGTTCCCGATGATCAGGTCAAAAGCGTAGTCGATACGATTTTGGAATCAGCGCGGACCGGACAGATCGGCGATGGAAAGATCTTTGTGATGCCAGTCGAAGACATTATTCGTATTCGAACCGGTGAATCAGGCGATACCGCCCTCTAA